From a region of the Zonotrichia albicollis isolate bZonAlb1 chromosome 5, bZonAlb1.hap1, whole genome shotgun sequence genome:
- the CNOT7 gene encoding CCR4-NOT transcription complex subunit 7 — protein sequence MPAATVDHSQRICEVWACNLDEEMKKIRQVIRKYNYVAMDTEFPGVVARPIGEFRSNADYQYQLLRCNVDLLKIIQLGLTFMNEQGEYPPGTSTWQFNFKFNLTEDMYAQDSIELLTTSGIQFKKHEEEGIETQYFAELLMTSGVVLCEGVKWLSFHSGYDFGYLIKILTNSNLPEEELDFFEILRLFFPVIYDVKYLMKSCKNLKGGLQEVAEQLELERIGPQHQAGSDSLLTGMAFFKMREMFFEDHIDDAKYCGHLYGLGSGSSYVQNGTGNAYEEEANKQS from the exons ATGCCAGCAGCTACCGTAGATCATAGCCAAAGAATCTGTGAAGTTTGGGCTTGTAACTTGGATGAAGAGATGAAGAAAATTCGTCAAGTTATACGGAAGTATAACTATGTAGCTATG GACACAGAATTTCCAGGAGTAGTTGCAAGGCCTATTGGAGAATTCAGAAGCAACGCAGACTATCAGTACCAACTCTTACGCTGCAATGTCGACTTGCTAAAAATAATTCAACTAGGACTGACGTTTATGAATGAGCAAGGAGAATACCCTCCAGGAACTTCAACTTggcaatttaattttaaatttaacttaAC AGAAGATATGTATGCTCAGGACTCTATCGAACTGTTGACAACATCTGGTATCCAGTTTAAAAAGCACGAAGAAGAAGGAATTGAGACACAGTACTTTGCAGAACTGCTCATGACATCAGGAGTTGTACTGTGTGAAGGAGTCAAGTGGCTTTCCTTTCATAG TGGATATGACTTTGGCTATCTAATCAAGATCCTGACAAACTCCAATTTACCTGAGGAAGAGCTGGACTTCTTTGAGATACTGCGATTGTTTTTCCCTGTCATCTATGATGTAAAATATCTTATGAAGAGTTGCAAAAATCTGAAG ggtggGTTACAAGAAGTGGCTGAGCAGTTAGAGCTGGAAAGGATAGGACCACAGCATCAGGCAGGATCCGATTCTTTACTCACAGGAATGGCCTTTTTCAAAATGAGAGAA ATGTTCTTTGAAGATCACATTGATGATGCCAAATATTGTGGCCACTTATATGGTCTTGGTTCGGGGTCATCTTATGTACAGAATGGCACAGGAAATGCTTATGAAGAAGAAGCCAACAAACAGTCATGA